In one window of Corynebacterium incognita DNA:
- a CDS encoding sulfite exporter TauE/SafE family protein, with the protein MLVYIAIGLLLGIGAVVQGTVGFGLGTLATPIIALVKPELLPTMIISLALVLSIAMLRREHGGISWKLVGLASLGRVPGSLFGAWAVAALSLNGISLCIGLAVILAMTLSRLGWSPRPTTPNTLVAGVASGALGTSTSIGGPPMALIMKHESPAVARGTLSATFLIGCVISLLTLQFSGGLTLLQLQAALAYLPVVAAGYLVSTRLNKKIDAARLQRLVVAVSIGAALLLLAKVALSTLGG; encoded by the coding sequence ATGCTCGTTTACATCGCAATCGGCCTGCTGCTGGGGATCGGCGCGGTGGTCCAGGGCACCGTGGGTTTTGGGTTGGGAACCCTGGCCACGCCCATCATCGCCTTGGTCAAGCCCGAACTGCTGCCCACGATGATTATCTCGCTGGCCCTGGTGTTGTCCATCGCAATGCTGCGCCGCGAGCACGGCGGCATCTCCTGGAAGCTCGTGGGGCTGGCTAGCCTCGGCCGGGTGCCCGGCTCGCTGTTCGGCGCGTGGGCTGTCGCTGCCTTGTCGCTCAACGGCATCTCGCTGTGCATCGGCCTGGCGGTCATCCTGGCCATGACGTTGTCCCGCCTGGGTTGGAGTCCGCGCCCCACCACGCCGAATACGTTGGTCGCCGGCGTCGCCTCGGGTGCCTTGGGCACCTCGACGTCGATTGGCGGGCCGCCCATGGCGCTCATCATGAAGCACGAATCCCCCGCGGTCGCCCGCGGGACGCTGAGCGCCACGTTCCTTATCGGTTGCGTGATTTCTCTCCTCACGCTCCAGTTCAGCGGCGGGCTGACGCTCCTCCAACTGCAGGCCGCGCTGGCTTATCTCCCGGTCGTGGCCGCGGGATACCTGGTATCCACGCGGCTGAACAAGAAGATCGACGCCGCGCGGCTGCAGCGCCTCGTGGTCGCGGTGTCCATCGGCGCTGCCCTGCTCCTCCTAGCGAAGGTGGCGCTGAGTACGCTCGGCGGATAG
- a CDS encoding DUF1801 domain-containing protein, with amino-acid sequence MTKQHTELSALPGVGKPAARAFAEAGYAHLEALDGADYAALLALHGVGKRGLERVQAALVERGLSLSGDVPASEDRSGTWTVGNTGQSAADIKTQAGDERDLEEYLATLSERRYGHAQTLLDVFGRATGEEPVLWGPSMIGYGEAHYVYATGREGDTFRVGFSPRTAKLSLYGIQGSSRWDTLSAVLGKHTSSVSCVYVNKPEDIDLEVLEELIRAAWEEGPGGCA; translated from the coding sequence ATGACGAAGCAACACACGGAGTTGTCCGCCCTCCCCGGTGTGGGAAAGCCGGCCGCGCGTGCATTCGCTGAGGCGGGTTACGCGCATCTTGAGGCTCTCGACGGAGCGGATTACGCGGCGTTGCTGGCCCTCCACGGCGTCGGCAAGCGCGGCCTTGAGCGGGTGCAGGCGGCGCTGGTGGAGCGCGGTCTCAGCCTGAGCGGCGACGTTCCCGCGTCAGAAGATCGGTCGGGGACGTGGACGGTGGGCAATACCGGCCAATCCGCCGCGGACATCAAGACACAGGCCGGTGACGAGCGCGACCTCGAGGAATACCTCGCCACGCTGTCCGAGCGGCGCTATGGCCACGCGCAGACCCTGCTTGACGTCTTCGGCCGCGCGACTGGCGAGGAACCGGTGCTGTGGGGGCCGTCCATGATTGGCTACGGCGAGGCCCACTACGTCTACGCCACCGGACGCGAGGGTGATACCTTCCGCGTTGGTTTCTCCCCACGCACAGCCAAGCTTTCGCTCTACGGCATCCAAGGCAGTAGCCGGTGGGACACACTCAGTGCGGTGCTGGGCAAGCACACCTCGTCAGTGTCGTGCGTGTACGTGAACAAGCCCGAGGACATTGACCTTGAAGTCCTCGAGGAGTTGATCCGAGCCGCGTGGGAGGAAGGACCCGGCGGTTGCGCCTAG
- a CDS encoding TIGR03089 family protein: MDLLTHLLAADPGTPRLTVYNEAQGSRLDFSAQTLDNWAAKVGNFYKEELDLEAGDKVVIDLPVSWQAAVLALGAIAAEVSYTLLGPADDAPAAGADRDEPGAGNSGVCFTSLDKFADYDAAGFTDIVVVTDDPFGRGVEESGGELPAGAIDFGPTVRFYGDHFPYPTAPLPALFPDAGASQRLLSTGWSNNADFDRTVLVPLAAGGSAVVVTGLVPAERLESIAQSEKVTARDER, from the coding sequence ATGGACTTGCTCACTCACCTTCTTGCCGCCGACCCGGGCACCCCGCGCCTGACCGTCTATAACGAGGCCCAAGGCTCGCGCCTAGACTTCTCCGCGCAGACCCTAGACAACTGGGCCGCCAAAGTGGGCAATTTCTACAAGGAGGAGCTGGACTTGGAAGCCGGTGACAAGGTGGTCATCGACCTGCCCGTCAGCTGGCAAGCCGCCGTGTTGGCTCTCGGCGCTATCGCCGCGGAGGTGTCCTACACGCTGCTTGGCCCGGCTGACGACGCTCCTGCCGCCGGCGCGGACCGAGACGAGCCCGGCGCGGGGAACTCTGGGGTGTGTTTTACCAGCCTCGATAAATTCGCAGACTACGACGCCGCGGGGTTTACCGACATCGTGGTGGTCACCGACGATCCCTTTGGCCGCGGCGTGGAGGAATCCGGCGGGGAGCTTCCCGCCGGCGCCATTGACTTCGGCCCCACCGTGCGCTTCTACGGGGACCACTTCCCCTACCCCACCGCGCCACTGCCGGCCCTGTTCCCGGATGCCGGGGCGTCGCAACGCCTGCTCAGCACCGGATGGTCCAACAACGCCGACTTCGACCGGACGGTGTTGGTCCCCCTCGCCGCGGGCGGCTCCGCCGTGGTGGTCACCGGCCTCGTACCCGCGGAGCGGCTCGAGTCCATCGCGCAGAGTGAGAAGGTTACCGCCCGCGACGAGCGCTGA
- a CDS encoding phytoene/squalene synthase family protein — MSPTTPQPGPAGAPERFTRMSHKAAAQVIAHYSTSFSLATSLLSRRVRRDIRSLYAMVRIADEIVDGAAAGASPGDVLELLDGYEEAVFAALSQPLVTDPILHAFADTARRCRFDPEHLRAFFRSMRADAAGKSAPLGEYIYGSAEVIGMLCVDVFIAEEQYSAARRDVLDEGARRLGAGFQKVNFLRDIADDEAGLNRDYLAGAGRLDEGRKQELVSEIRADFAAARDTIDALPMSVRAGVHTALGIFEELNDMIDRTPAEQLYHERLSVPRARKAVLALRAMREAARR, encoded by the coding sequence ATGTCGCCGACAACACCGCAACCGGGGCCCGCGGGTGCACCGGAGCGCTTCACCCGCATGTCCCATAAGGCGGCGGCGCAGGTCATCGCGCACTACTCCACGAGCTTTTCCTTAGCCACGTCGCTGCTCTCCCGCCGGGTGCGGCGCGACATCCGCAGCCTGTACGCGATGGTGCGTATCGCCGACGAAATCGTCGATGGCGCGGCGGCTGGAGCAAGTCCAGGGGACGTCTTGGAGCTTCTTGATGGCTACGAAGAGGCAGTCTTTGCTGCGTTGTCGCAGCCGTTGGTGACGGATCCCATCTTGCATGCCTTTGCGGACACGGCGCGGCGCTGCCGCTTTGATCCGGAACACCTGCGGGCCTTCTTCCGCTCCATGCGTGCGGATGCTGCTGGGAAGTCGGCCCCGCTGGGGGAGTATATCTACGGCTCCGCGGAAGTGATCGGCATGTTGTGCGTGGACGTGTTCATCGCAGAAGAGCAGTATTCCGCCGCACGGCGGGATGTCCTGGACGAAGGTGCCCGGCGTCTGGGCGCGGGCTTTCAGAAGGTGAATTTCTTGCGTGACATTGCCGACGATGAAGCCGGGCTCAACCGGGACTACCTGGCTGGGGCCGGACGGTTGGACGAGGGGCGCAAGCAGGAGCTGGTGAGTGAGATACGCGCTGATTTCGCGGCGGCGCGCGACACCATCGACGCGTTGCCCATGTCGGTGCGCGCCGGGGTGCACACTGCGCTGGGGATCTTCGAGGAACTCAACGACATGATTGACCGTACCCCAGCGGAGCAGCTGTACCACGAGCGGCTCAGCGTCCCACGGGCGCGTAAAGCCGTCCTGGCTCTGCGCGCGATGAGAGAAGCGGCGCGTCGCTAG
- a CDS encoding LCP family protein has product MGYFAVGRLGNEVASASNLNLGGSGFKHGQAPDGAVDILLVGSDSRTDAQGNPLSEEELAQLHAGISDGEHNTDTVMLIRVPNDGSRATAVSIPRDTYVKDPDLGNMKINGVFSAHKAELKDKLEAEKRADEGDGAGLSEKEIEQRSTEDGRAALIAQVTDLTGIDIDHYAEVGLLGFTLLTEAVGGVDVCLNDDVDDEMSGAKFKKGRQTINGAEALAFVRQRYGLPRGDFDRIVRQQAFMASLVNKALATDTLTNPSKLGKIGQAVERSVVIDENWDIMNFASQLSNLAGGNVTFTTIPVTSVDGTGDFGESIVTVDKAEVHDFMDELTLTAAEASESAAASSSQEAAQSSSPSTVDDVEVHVLNAGSISGLAAGVGGHLESKGYQVDRTANAQPGIYATSQVVAADANDERASALAKALGGLPITANPALDDTTFIVVTADDYTGPSDDSAQQSATADEPDSEGSTEESGSATPDEAPVGTPGNDFGTAKVAPEIDAGGDGPRCVN; this is encoded by the coding sequence ATGGGCTACTTCGCCGTGGGGCGCTTGGGCAACGAGGTAGCTTCCGCATCCAACCTCAATCTGGGCGGTTCGGGTTTTAAGCACGGGCAAGCTCCTGACGGTGCGGTCGACATCTTGTTGGTGGGTTCGGATTCGCGTACCGACGCCCAGGGCAACCCCCTGTCCGAGGAAGAATTGGCGCAGCTCCACGCGGGTATTTCCGACGGCGAGCACAATACCGACACAGTGATGCTCATCCGCGTGCCTAACGACGGTTCGCGAGCGACTGCCGTGTCCATTCCCCGCGACACCTACGTCAAGGACCCGGACCTGGGCAACATGAAGATTAACGGTGTCTTCTCCGCCCACAAGGCGGAGCTCAAGGACAAGCTTGAGGCAGAAAAGAGGGCTGATGAAGGAGACGGCGCTGGTCTTTCTGAGAAGGAGATCGAGCAGCGCAGCACCGAAGACGGTCGTGCCGCGCTCATCGCTCAGGTCACCGACCTCACCGGCATCGACATCGACCACTACGCGGAAGTGGGCCTGCTGGGCTTCACCCTGCTCACTGAGGCCGTGGGTGGCGTGGACGTCTGTCTCAATGATGACGTGGACGATGAGATGTCCGGCGCGAAGTTCAAGAAGGGCCGCCAGACCATCAACGGCGCGGAGGCGCTTGCCTTTGTCCGCCAGCGCTACGGGCTGCCTCGCGGCGACTTCGATCGCATCGTCCGCCAGCAGGCCTTCATGGCCTCCTTGGTCAACAAGGCCTTGGCCACCGACACCCTGACCAACCCCTCGAAGCTGGGCAAGATCGGCCAAGCCGTGGAACGGTCCGTGGTCATCGACGAAAACTGGGACATCATGAACTTTGCCTCCCAGCTGTCCAACCTGGCCGGTGGCAACGTCACCTTCACCACCATTCCGGTCACCAGCGTGGACGGCACGGGCGACTTCGGCGAATCCATCGTGACCGTCGACAAGGCGGAGGTGCACGATTTCATGGACGAGCTCACGCTCACCGCCGCCGAGGCCTCCGAATCCGCTGCGGCGTCTTCTTCGCAGGAGGCTGCACAGTCCTCGAGCCCGTCGACCGTCGACGACGTTGAGGTGCATGTGCTCAACGCGGGCTCCATCAGCGGCCTTGCCGCGGGAGTGGGTGGCCATCTGGAATCCAAGGGCTACCAGGTAGACCGCACCGCTAATGCTCAGCCGGGCATCTACGCCACGAGCCAGGTGGTGGCCGCCGACGCCAACGACGAGCGCGCCAGCGCCCTAGCGAAGGCGCTGGGTGGACTCCCCATTACCGCCAACCCGGCGTTGGACGACACCACCTTCATCGTGGTCACGGCCGACGACTACACCGGACCATCCGACGACAGTGCCCAGCAGTCCGCCACGGCCGACGAACCAGATTCAGAAGGCTCGACCGAGGAGTCCGGTTCCGCCACGCCTGACGAGGCCCCCGTGGGCACCCCGGGCAACGACTTCGGCACCGCCAAGGTCGCGCCCGAAATCGACGCCGGCGGCGACGGGCCGCGCTGCGTTAACTAG
- a CDS encoding glycosyltransferase family 2 protein, whose amino-acid sequence MGRVSAIVNDNKELPVAPIAVVTVTYSPGKYLGQFLDSVPGATTAGAYVVLADNGSTDGVPEAAAAAHDWVEFLATGGNLGYGGGMNAGVRRLRELRDAGKVDPDFVLITNPDVTFTPGAIDDLIDCARRWPQAAAVGPRIVEPDGSNYPSARAVPTLVTGIGHALFSTVWPGNPWTKAYRDDEDMSRERPAGWLSGSCVLVRWDAFEAIGGFDERYFMYLEDVDLGDRFHRAGYLNVFCPGAVITHEKGHSTEAHSGKMLRAHHDSAYRFQADRHPAWWQAPIRWAIKGGLMLRAVLTVARVRNAKRAGARGRVPVGGATGMTTLAGRDVA is encoded by the coding sequence GTGGGTAGGGTAAGTGCCATTGTGAATGACAACAAAGAGCTCCCAGTGGCCCCTATCGCAGTAGTGACGGTCACCTACTCCCCAGGAAAGTACCTGGGGCAGTTCCTGGACAGCGTCCCCGGCGCGACGACCGCGGGCGCTTATGTAGTCCTTGCGGATAACGGTTCTACCGACGGCGTCCCGGAGGCTGCGGCCGCGGCCCACGACTGGGTGGAGTTCTTAGCCACGGGCGGGAACCTCGGCTATGGCGGAGGAATGAACGCTGGTGTGCGGCGCTTGCGGGAGCTTCGCGACGCCGGGAAAGTGGACCCCGACTTCGTCCTCATCACCAACCCGGATGTGACCTTCACCCCAGGCGCGATTGATGACCTCATTGATTGCGCCCGACGGTGGCCGCAGGCAGCTGCGGTGGGGCCGCGCATCGTGGAACCAGACGGCTCCAACTACCCGTCCGCACGGGCAGTGCCCACTCTCGTCACGGGGATTGGCCACGCGTTGTTTTCTACGGTGTGGCCGGGTAACCCGTGGACTAAGGCTTACCGCGACGACGAGGACATGTCCCGTGAGCGTCCCGCCGGCTGGCTCTCCGGTTCGTGCGTGTTGGTGCGCTGGGATGCGTTTGAAGCCATTGGTGGTTTTGATGAGCGTTATTTCATGTACCTGGAAGACGTTGACCTAGGTGATCGCTTCCATCGCGCCGGCTACCTCAATGTCTTTTGCCCCGGGGCAGTTATCACCCATGAGAAGGGGCATTCCACGGAAGCTCACTCGGGCAAGATGCTGCGTGCCCACCATGATTCCGCCTATCGCTTTCAGGCCGATCGGCACCCGGCGTGGTGGCAGGCGCCCATCCGGTGGGCCATCAAAGGCGGGCTGATGCTGCGCGCCGTGCTGACTGTGGCGCGGGTGCGCAATGCTAAGCGCGCTGGGGCGCGCGGCCGCGTTCCCGTCGGTGGGGCAACGGGTATGACCACGCTCGCGGGGCGCGACGTCGCCTAG
- a CDS encoding sugar phosphate nucleotidyltransferase, producing the protein MNERAQDAALAADGAVATKDVDAVILVGGRGTRLRPLTIGTPKPMLQTAGHPFLQHLLARIKAAGITHVVMSTSYKAEVFEEYFGDGSEMGLDIEYVVEEEALGTGGGIRNVYDHLRHDTVMVFNGDVLSGMDLDGILDTHLSKDADLTMHLLRVSDPRAFGCVPTDAEGRVTAFLEKTEDPPTDQINAGCYVFKKDLIATIPTGRAVSVERETFPAVLEEGKRFYGHVDNSYWRDMGRPDDFVQGSSDLVRGIAPSPLLDGERGEALVDPSAGVAGGVLLLGGTSVGRGAQIGAGCRLDGTVVFDGVTIEPGAVIQDSIIAAGAVVGANARIRGCVIGEGAHIGARCELQDGMRVWPGVDIPDGGVRFSPDA; encoded by the coding sequence ATGAATGAACGCGCGCAGGATGCGGCGCTGGCGGCAGACGGTGCCGTCGCCACCAAAGATGTTGATGCAGTGATTCTGGTGGGTGGCCGGGGCACCCGCCTGCGGCCGCTCACCATCGGTACGCCAAAGCCGATGCTGCAGACCGCAGGCCACCCTTTCCTGCAGCACCTGTTGGCGCGTATTAAGGCCGCGGGCATCACCCACGTGGTCATGTCCACCTCGTACAAGGCCGAGGTCTTTGAGGAGTACTTCGGTGACGGCTCCGAGATGGGTCTCGACATCGAATACGTCGTGGAGGAAGAAGCCCTTGGCACCGGTGGCGGTATTCGCAACGTCTACGATCACCTGCGTCACGACACCGTGATGGTGTTTAATGGTGACGTTTTGTCCGGCATGGACTTGGATGGCATCCTGGACACCCATTTGAGCAAGGATGCAGATTTGACCATGCACCTGCTGCGCGTGTCGGATCCGCGCGCGTTTGGTTGCGTGCCTACCGACGCCGAAGGCAGGGTCACGGCCTTCCTGGAAAAGACGGAGGATCCGCCAACCGATCAGATCAACGCTGGCTGCTACGTGTTCAAGAAGGACCTCATCGCCACCATTCCGACGGGGCGCGCGGTCTCCGTGGAACGCGAGACGTTCCCGGCAGTGCTGGAAGAGGGTAAGCGTTTCTACGGTCACGTGGACAACTCTTACTGGCGTGACATGGGCCGCCCGGATGACTTCGTGCAGGGCTCTTCAGACCTGGTGCGCGGAATCGCGCCGTCGCCGCTTCTCGACGGCGAGCGCGGCGAGGCCCTCGTAGATCCTTCCGCTGGCGTGGCGGGCGGCGTGTTGCTCTTGGGAGGCACCTCGGTGGGGCGCGGCGCGCAGATTGGTGCGGGCTGCCGCTTGGACGGCACCGTGGTGTTCGACGGGGTCACCATCGAGCCTGGTGCTGTCATCCAGGATTCGATTATCGCGGCGGGCGCCGTGGTTGGTGCTAACGCCCGCATCCGCGGTTGCGTTATTGGCGAGGGTGCACACATCGGCGCGCGTTGCGAGCTCCAGGACGGCATGCGCGTATGGCCGGGCGTGGACATCCCGGATGGCGGCGTCCGCTTCTCTCCTGACGCATAG
- a CDS encoding WhiB family transcriptional regulator has product MDQMPNNAILRGGAAAEMSLDELFGAVEQEWQDQALCAQTDPDAFFPEKGGSTREAKRICQACAVRDECLEYALEHDERFGIWGGLSDRERRRLKREIG; this is encoded by the coding sequence GTGGATCAGATGCCAAATAACGCTATTCTCCGTGGCGGTGCTGCTGCAGAGATGTCGCTCGATGAACTCTTTGGTGCCGTCGAGCAGGAGTGGCAAGACCAAGCACTGTGTGCACAGACGGACCCGGATGCTTTCTTCCCGGAAAAGGGTGGATCTACTCGCGAGGCCAAGCGGATTTGCCAGGCCTGTGCAGTGCGGGACGAGTGCTTGGAATATGCCCTGGAGCATGACGAGCGCTTTGGCATTTGGGGTGGCCTGAGCGATCGTGAGCGCCGCCGCCTGAAGCGGGAAATCGGCTAA
- a CDS encoding metallopeptidase family protein — translation MPASPRHHIRPHRNRRGRGLRGPVLPEQTPRYRSRAQKFDMAALEAYAPIHNAFAEQLSGLDLAVDTVPRMQLSVDMTVTPDEIVADGPVPLGRVLPAGIDSQGRPTRARLVLFRMPIEQRCTTLEERADVLSTVLTVLVANYLNIDPQDVDPHFAW, via the coding sequence ATGCCAGCCAGCCCGCGCCACCACATCCGCCCGCACCGCAACCGCCGCGGCCGGGGACTGCGCGGCCCCGTGCTTCCCGAGCAAACCCCGCGCTATCGTTCGCGTGCCCAAAAATTCGACATGGCTGCGCTCGAGGCCTACGCACCTATCCACAATGCTTTTGCGGAGCAACTCAGCGGGCTCGACCTCGCCGTGGATACCGTGCCGCGCATGCAACTAAGCGTAGATATGACCGTCACGCCCGACGAAATCGTGGCGGATGGCCCCGTTCCCCTCGGTCGTGTCCTACCTGCGGGCATTGACTCCCAGGGGCGGCCCACGAGGGCGCGGCTCGTTTTGTTCCGCATGCCCATTGAACAACGCTGCACCACTCTGGAAGAGCGCGCTGACGTACTGTCCACGGTTCTCACCGTGTTAGTTGCCAACTACCTCAACATCGATCCCCAAGACGTGGATCCACACTTCGCTTGGTAG
- a CDS encoding DUF3499 domain-containing protein encodes MARLAAWRADLSKLSIVGLDLPTVSHLPDQNPRRCSRPGCNRLAVATLTYAYADQTAVIGPLIQENNPHSWDLCETHSARITAPKNWELVRVKAVEIEDDDDLLALAQAVREDGRVTTGLVDGLDAGSGDDVIDYGAANFDAADPDNSNHPVFRTRRVADEKIRRRAHLKVVADDADA; translated from the coding sequence ATGGCTCGGTTGGCGGCATGGCGCGCCGATCTGTCCAAACTCTCAATTGTCGGTTTAGACTTACCCACTGTGAGTCACCTTCCCGATCAGAACCCTCGTCGCTGTTCCCGCCCCGGTTGCAACAGGTTAGCCGTGGCGACCTTGACCTATGCCTATGCTGATCAAACCGCGGTCATCGGTCCGCTCATTCAGGAAAACAACCCGCACAGCTGGGATCTTTGCGAAACTCACAGCGCGCGCATTACCGCGCCCAAAAACTGGGAACTGGTGCGAGTTAAAGCTGTCGAGATCGAAGATGATGACGATCTTCTCGCTTTGGCACAAGCGGTGCGTGAGGACGGCCGTGTCACCACGGGACTCGTCGACGGGCTCGATGCGGGCAGCGGGGACGACGTTATCGACTACGGGGCCGCTAACTTCGACGCGGCGGACCCAGACAACTCCAACCACCCCGTGTTCCGCACCCGTCGTGTCGCGGATGAGAAAATCCGCCGCCGGGCCCACCTCAAAGTCGTTGCAGATGACGCTGATGCGTAG
- a CDS encoding phosphomannomutase/phosphoglucomutase, protein MRTREEISAVIKAYDVRGVVGESIDVDFVRDTGAAFGNLLRAEGETTVAVGHDMRPSSPELSQAFADGVTSQGLDVVMLGLTSTDELYFASGDMDCAGAMFTASHNPAKYNGIKLCRKGAKPVGQDTGLGEISTMLVEGVPAFDGAAGSQSEKDVLADYAAYLNKLVPLGEIRPLVVAVDAANGMGGHTVPAVFEGLPLDVRPLYFELDGTFPNHEANPLDPKNIVDLQKFVVEQGADLGLAFDGDADRCFVVDEKGDPVSPSAICALVAKRFLANNPGATIIHNLITSKAVPEIVEENGGKAVRTRVGHSFIKAEMAATGAGFGGEHSAHYYFSEFFNADSGMLAAMHVLAALGQSEGTLSELMGEYSRYAASGEINSTVENQQASIKAVLDGMADRIESTDDLDGVTVELKDTKAWFNVRASNTEPLLRLNAEAETQEEVDALAEDVLKFIRG, encoded by the coding sequence ATGCGTACCCGTGAAGAAATCTCTGCAGTAATCAAGGCCTACGACGTCCGTGGCGTGGTCGGCGAATCCATCGACGTTGACTTTGTTCGTGACACCGGCGCGGCTTTCGGCAATCTGCTGCGCGCCGAGGGGGAAACCACCGTGGCGGTCGGCCACGACATGCGTCCTTCCTCACCTGAGTTGTCCCAGGCTTTCGCCGACGGTGTGACCTCCCAGGGGCTGGACGTAGTCATGCTTGGGCTGACCTCCACCGATGAGCTCTACTTCGCTTCGGGCGACATGGACTGCGCGGGTGCTATGTTCACCGCTTCCCACAATCCGGCGAAGTATAACGGCATCAAGCTGTGTCGCAAGGGTGCCAAGCCGGTCGGCCAGGACACCGGCCTGGGGGAGATTTCCACGATGCTCGTGGAAGGCGTACCGGCCTTCGACGGCGCAGCAGGATCTCAGTCCGAGAAGGACGTGCTGGCGGACTACGCTGCCTACCTCAACAAACTGGTACCGCTGGGCGAGATTCGCCCGCTGGTCGTTGCCGTGGATGCCGCTAATGGCATGGGCGGGCACACCGTTCCCGCCGTGTTCGAGGGATTGCCGCTCGACGTCCGCCCGCTGTACTTCGAGCTGGATGGCACCTTCCCGAACCACGAGGCAAACCCGCTGGACCCGAAGAACATCGTGGACCTGCAGAAGTTCGTCGTCGAGCAGGGGGCGGACCTGGGCTTGGCCTTCGACGGCGACGCTGACCGTTGCTTCGTTGTGGACGAGAAGGGTGATCCTGTGTCGCCGTCCGCGATCTGTGCTCTTGTGGCCAAGCGCTTCCTGGCTAATAACCCGGGTGCCACCATCATCCACAACCTGATCACCTCCAAGGCCGTTCCTGAGATCGTGGAAGAAAACGGCGGCAAGGCCGTGCGGACCCGCGTGGGTCACTCCTTCATTAAGGCCGAGATGGCTGCCACCGGAGCTGGCTTCGGTGGCGAGCACTCCGCCCACTACTATTTCTCCGAGTTCTTCAATGCCGATTCCGGCATGCTGGCCGCCATGCATGTACTGGCTGCGCTGGGACAGTCCGAGGGCACGCTCAGCGAGCTCATGGGCGAGTACAGCCGCTACGCAGCGTCCGGCGAGATTAACTCCACCGTGGAGAATCAGCAGGCCTCCATCAAGGCAGTCTTGGACGGCATGGCCGACCGCATTGAGTCCACCGATGACCTCGACGGTGTGACCGTGGAGCTTAAGGACACCAAGGCTTGGTTCAACGTCCGTGCCTCCAACACAGAGCCGTTGCTGCGCCTGAACGCTGAGGCAGAAACTCAGGAAGAAGTCGACGCCCTGGCAGAGGACGTCCTGAAGTTCATCCGCGGCTAG
- the manA gene encoding mannose-6-phosphate isomerase, class I: MQLLEGSVRNYSWGSTSAIPELMGKESDGRPVAEVWFGAHPVSPSTIAGERLDQIIDADPQSALGARVEERFGSRLPFLLKLLAADEPLSLQAHPTLTQAQEGFERENSQGVALDATERNYKDASHKPELIVALTNFHAMAGFRPLPATRELFALLRCEKLGRYLTMLDAAPEAEEDNLRALFTTWITIPRASRVELIDAIVDSAKHHVDRGDWMADVLRTVIDLNNRYPGDVGVLGALLLNHVHLVPGEAMFLQAGQLHAYISGLGVEIMANSDNVLRGGLTSKYVDVPELVRVLDFESLADPRSMQVKVASDNVTEQWDYPVPVEEFGISRIELAPRNVVDIDYAGPVIVLCTAGAAQVTDPETGEQCELRPGRALWIPAADALKQASGLAEGNTQLFVARA, from the coding sequence ATGCAGCTTCTTGAAGGCTCAGTTCGGAACTATTCCTGGGGTTCCACGTCCGCGATCCCAGAATTGATGGGGAAGGAGTCCGACGGCAGGCCCGTTGCTGAGGTGTGGTTCGGTGCTCACCCCGTGAGCCCGTCCACCATCGCAGGCGAGCGCCTCGACCAGATCATCGACGCTGATCCGCAGTCGGCGCTAGGTGCCCGAGTAGAGGAGCGCTTCGGTTCCCGGCTGCCGTTCTTGCTTAAGCTTCTTGCAGCCGACGAGCCGCTCTCGCTGCAGGCGCATCCCACGTTAACTCAGGCGCAGGAAGGATTTGAAAGGGAAAATTCCCAAGGTGTGGCTCTCGATGCCACGGAACGCAACTACAAGGACGCCTCCCACAAACCGGAACTCATCGTCGCGTTGACCAACTTCCACGCCATGGCCGGCTTCCGTCCGCTGCCTGCGACTCGGGAGCTTTTCGCGTTGTTGCGCTGCGAGAAGCTGGGCCGCTACCTCACCATGCTGGATGCGGCCCCCGAAGCGGAAGAAGACAACCTTCGTGCCTTGTTCACCACCTGGATTACTATCCCGCGGGCGTCACGCGTTGAACTGATCGACGCTATCGTGGACTCTGCCAAGCATCACGTGGATCGCGGAGACTGGATGGCAGATGTCCTGCGCACCGTCATCGACCTCAATAACCGGTACCCGGGCGACGTCGGTGTTCTCGGCGCGTTGCTGCTTAACCATGTGCACTTGGTCCCCGGTGAAGCCATGTTCCTTCAGGCTGGCCAGCTACACGCGTATATCTCCGGCCTAGGAGTGGAGATCATGGCCAATAGCGATAACGTCCTCCGCGGTGGATTGACCTCCAAGTACGTCGATGTGCCGGAACTCGTCCGAGTTCTCGACTTTGAGTCCTTAGCCGACCCGCGCTCGATGCAGGTGAAGGTGGCCAGTGACAACGTCACCGAACAGTGGGATTATCCGGTTCCGGTTGAGGAATTTGGGATTTCGCGTATCGAATTGGCACCGCGCAATGTAGTGGACATTGATTACGCTGGCCCAGTTATCGTCCTGTGTACCGCCGGTGCCGCGCAGGTAACTGACCCGGAGACAGGGGAACAATGCGAATTGCGACCGGGCCGAGCACTGTGGATCCCGGCAGCAGATGCTCTCAAGCAAGCGTCTGGCTTGGCCGAGGGTAATACCCAGTTGTTCGTAGCCCGCGCGTAG